A window of the Haloquadratum walsbyi C23 genome harbors these coding sequences:
- a CDS encoding IclR family transcriptional regulator, with protein sequence MSDVPVNAIQTMFTIVEMLQECGSAGVSELAEQVDLPQSTVFNHLNTLEKTGYLINNNGTYHLSCRFLNLGAEARSHHQIHDIARQKVDRLATETGEMSALLIEENGRGIFLHRAEGRQAVHIDSYIGQQIFLHGAALGKAILASLPRSEVNDIIEARGLPELTDNTITDRKALYEELDDIDNEGVAYDDQERLPGLRSVAIPLTDTEETVLGSVSIAGPTSRVNDQRFYERFPTELREVAKAVELDLRYS encoded by the coding sequence GGTGTTTCAGAACTTGCCGAGCAGGTAGACCTTCCTCAGTCTACGGTATTTAATCATCTTAACACGTTAGAGAAAACAGGATATCTTATCAATAATAATGGGACATATCATCTAAGCTGCCGATTTCTAAATCTTGGGGCGGAGGCGCGCTCACATCACCAAATTCACGATATTGCTCGACAGAAGGTGGATCGATTAGCAACTGAAACTGGTGAAATGTCAGCATTATTAATTGAGGAAAACGGTCGTGGGATATTCCTTCATCGCGCTGAGGGAAGACAGGCTGTACACATTGACAGTTACATTGGTCAGCAAATCTTCCTTCATGGGGCTGCACTCGGTAAAGCGATTCTTGCTTCACTTCCACGAAGTGAGGTTAATGACATTATCGAAGCAAGAGGGCTTCCAGAACTCACAGATAATACTATTACTGATCGTAAAGCGTTATATGAAGAGCTTGACGACATCGATAATGAAGGTGTTGCATATGATGATCAAGAGCGATTACCTGGTCTTCGAAGCGTCGCTATTCCATTAACTGATACTGAGGAAACTGTCTTAGGGTCAGTGAGTATTGCCGGTCCAACGAGTCGAGTGAATGATCAGCGGTTTTATGAGCGATTTCCTACTGAACTGCGTGAAGTAGCGAAAGCCGTCGAACTCGATTTAAGATACTCCTAA
- a CDS encoding cyclase family protein, with product MLDGYEMYDLTQPWSQETPAWPTYDNPKIWYEKSLDTEKVNGQKIEFMNHTGTHLDGEKHFIAHGRDIADMSLNELVGDGVIADISDQVGDYDIYTSEMIEQAADVRKGDILFIHTGYQDHAWHREEADPHKFFCKHPGPNAEFAEWCKEMEINYLILDCGSADHPMNTVIRDIRPELAREAAEHFEVDDLDEIFPPEGYQLMHTELFPEGIVHVENAQVPTELLGERVQIGTFPWRFRGGESSVSRCVAFK from the coding sequence ATGCTTGATGGTTATGAAATGTATGACTTGACACAGCCATGGTCACAGGAGACTCCTGCATGGCCGACATATGACAATCCAAAGATATGGTATGAAAAGAGTCTTGATACCGAGAAGGTGAATGGACAAAAAATTGAGTTCATGAATCATACCGGAACGCATCTTGATGGCGAAAAGCATTTTATTGCACATGGGCGAGACATTGCTGATATGTCTTTGAATGAGTTAGTTGGTGATGGAGTCATTGCAGACATATCCGATCAAGTCGGTGATTATGACATCTACACAAGCGAAATGATTGAGCAGGCTGCTGATGTTCGAAAAGGTGACATCCTGTTCATACATACAGGATATCAAGATCACGCATGGCACCGTGAGGAGGCTGATCCACACAAATTCTTCTGTAAACATCCCGGTCCAAACGCGGAGTTCGCTGAGTGGTGCAAAGAGATGGAGATTAATTATCTTATTCTTGACTGTGGAAGCGCCGATCATCCAATGAACACCGTGATCCGAGATATCCGCCCGGAGCTCGCCAGAGAGGCTGCTGAGCACTTTGAGGTTGATGATCTTGATGAGATATTTCCACCTGAAGGCTACCAGTTGATGCATACTGAGCTCTTTCCTGAGGGAATCGTTCATGTTGAGAACGCCCAGGTTCCAACAGAGTTGCTCGGTGAGCGTGTCCAGATTGGGACATTCCCATGGCGATTCCGCGGTGGCGAGTCCAGTGTCTCTCGGTGTGTCGCATTCAAATAA
- a CDS encoding alcohol dehydrogenase catalytic domain-containing protein, translating to MSEMSAVMLSEWGGELSVDTVTQPEPGPNEVRIAVRACAITRTVENAIQGGLSDDPSLLPRIPGHEFAGVIDAVGPMVSSVAPGDRVLSYFYLTCGMCQACRQGNRNQCTDFDGWVGVNCDGAYAEYATIPAANAIPIPDECSFTAAALAADGLATPLHVCERADITDSDTVLILGGAGRIGIHLSQLAASRGANVISADVNQTQLTHIDEMTGSAVETVDASRDDFADQVQHATSYAGGPTVIVDTVGDINTIKDAWDLLGMGGCLVTLTTHHDRSFAPPLKQFVYTETSLIGSRYATSDQVIRAAQMFADNRINHVVRDTVGLDEVPAIHAQLRAGETFGTTMLTPR from the coding sequence ATGAGTGAAATGTCCGCTGTTATGCTCTCCGAGTGGGGTGGTGAATTGTCTGTTGACACGGTTACTCAGCCGGAACCGGGTCCAAATGAAGTCCGCATCGCGGTTCGAGCCTGTGCAATCACCCGAACTGTTGAGAATGCAATCCAAGGTGGGCTTTCTGATGATCCATCATTACTCCCTCGAATTCCAGGTCATGAGTTCGCTGGTGTTATTGATGCTGTCGGTCCAATGGTCTCCTCGGTTGCCCCCGGTGATCGCGTACTGTCGTACTTTTATTTGACCTGTGGGATGTGTCAAGCCTGTCGACAGGGCAATCGTAACCAATGTACAGATTTTGATGGCTGGGTCGGTGTCAATTGTGATGGTGCATACGCGGAGTATGCGACTATCCCGGCTGCAAATGCGATTCCGATACCCGATGAGTGCTCATTCACCGCGGCAGCGCTAGCTGCTGATGGATTGGCGACTCCGCTGCATGTATGTGAGCGTGCCGATATCACTGACAGCGATACAGTTTTGATCCTCGGTGGTGCAGGACGTATCGGAATTCATCTTTCGCAACTGGCTGCAAGTCGCGGTGCAAACGTGATATCAGCTGATGTGAATCAGACACAACTCACACATATCGATGAGATGACTGGTTCAGCGGTAGAAACTGTCGATGCCAGTCGTGATGATTTTGCAGACCAAGTTCAGCATGCTACCTCCTATGCCGGTGGACCGACTGTTATTGTTGACACAGTCGGCGATATAAATACAATCAAAGATGCATGGGACCTGTTAGGGATGGGGGGGTGTCTAGTAACGCTAACAACACATCATGATCGATCTTTTGCACCCCCTTTGAAACAGTTTGTTTATACTGAGACAAGTCTTATTGGATCCCGATATGCAACCTCTGATCAGGTCATCCGAGCCGCACAGATGTTTGCGGATAATCGGATCAATCATGTTGTCCGTGACACAGTTGGGCTTGATGAAGTCCCGGCGATACATGCACAACTTCGTGCAGGCGAGACGTTCGGAACAACGATGCTAACTCCTCGCTGA
- a CDS encoding CaiB/BaiF CoA transferase family protein: MKPVLDDVSVIDLSTFVTGGFSSLMLAAQGADVIKIERPDVGDDIRHSGPPFINGESPYYWTVNYDKRSIELNLKTEPGKMALYDLVEAADVVIQNFRPGTADRLDIAYDDLTKYNDSLIYCDISAFGNTGPWSERPGYDLLVQGLSGIMSVTGEADSNPAKVGLPQTDLITGMWAAFGIMGALYRRERTDEGEYIELGMLDATLPWLTKQAGKVFADETPERMGTQDPVLAPYQTLKTGDGYINIACLNEKLWQALCDAIERPDLSENKRFETNADRVENMDALAVELETALSERTTDEWMTVFTDAGVPAGPVQTVADALSNEQTDARGMINTITDGNREIPVIEHPLNFKNAQSGFDAPPPKLGEHTNEVFAELGYTEQKLEHLRKKGVFGNNDSE; the protein is encoded by the coding sequence ATGAAACCAGTGTTAGATGATGTCTCAGTTATTGATTTATCGACATTTGTAACAGGTGGGTTCTCTTCGCTGATGCTCGCAGCACAAGGCGCAGACGTAATAAAAATTGAACGACCTGACGTGGGTGATGATATTCGTCATTCCGGTCCGCCATTCATTAACGGGGAATCCCCATATTATTGGACTGTTAATTATGATAAGCGGAGTATTGAGCTCAATTTAAAAACCGAACCCGGGAAGATGGCGTTATATGATCTTGTTGAGGCAGCAGATGTCGTTATCCAGAATTTTCGACCTGGTACAGCAGACCGACTTGATATTGCATATGATGATCTCACAAAATATAATGATAGTCTCATATATTGCGATATCTCTGCGTTCGGTAACACAGGACCTTGGAGTGAACGACCTGGATACGACTTGCTCGTTCAGGGACTGAGTGGTATTATGTCAGTCACCGGTGAGGCTGATAGTAATCCAGCTAAAGTTGGGCTCCCGCAGACAGATCTCATCACTGGTATGTGGGCAGCCTTCGGTATTATGGGGGCATTATATCGACGTGAACGGACAGATGAAGGTGAGTATATTGAGCTTGGAATGCTGGACGCAACGCTACCATGGCTCACGAAGCAGGCTGGAAAAGTATTCGCGGATGAAACCCCAGAACGGATGGGCACACAAGACCCTGTGCTTGCTCCATATCAAACGCTTAAAACTGGTGATGGGTATATCAATATCGCCTGTTTGAATGAAAAGCTGTGGCAGGCTCTTTGTGATGCGATTGAACGACCAGATCTCAGCGAAAATAAGCGATTTGAGACAAATGCCGACCGAGTCGAGAATATGGACGCTCTTGCAGTAGAACTTGAAACAGCATTATCCGAGCGGACCACTGATGAGTGGATGACAGTCTTCACTGATGCAGGGGTCCCTGCCGGTCCTGTCCAGACTGTTGCAGATGCGCTCTCTAACGAGCAGACTGATGCCCGTGGAATGATTAACACAATTACTGACGGTAATCGTGAGATTCCAGTCATCGAACACCCATTAAATTTCAAAAACGCTCAGTCTGGATTTGATGCTCCACCGCCTAAACTTGGCGAGCACACCAATGAGGTATTCGCTGAACTCGGATATACTGAACAGAAACTCGAACACCTCCGGAAAAAGGGTGTCTTTGGTAACAATGATTCTGAATAA
- a CDS encoding XdhC family protein: MNISHIDTDDPWSVTEKDLRKEIRSLREAGESAAVATVMTVEGSAYRRPGAKMLISADQRNYGAVTAGCLEDMVLDIGHDVIETDEPRIEVFDLMENNDEAWGLGLGCNGVIELFVEPLDASWDYPLATVADNDPVTVLTVIDSEGSLPRGSRTVITDNARRNAKTRRKIPSALIESVDDKIASVHSTNQTYVAQLDETRVLIDGLIPTDDLLIFGGQRDITPVTQLANQVGFRTHVHSGRGAIDESSIPIADSVTTGHPTEIATHVNTDETTYAIVMSHNLLDDKLAVETLLRETEVPHIGIMGPNERFEELRESLMKDGLQLTAADLDRISAPVGLDLGGGEPVEIALSIVSEALAVSNDRTGGQLCEQAGYIHSRIGQKGNSE, from the coding sequence ATGAATATATCACATATCGATACTGATGACCCTTGGAGTGTCACAGAGAAAGATCTCCGTAAAGAAATACGGAGCCTGCGCGAAGCAGGTGAATCAGCAGCTGTTGCAACTGTTATGACTGTTGAGGGTTCAGCATATCGTCGCCCAGGAGCGAAGATGTTAATCTCAGCAGACCAGCGTAATTATGGTGCAGTCACGGCTGGATGTCTTGAGGACATGGTCCTTGATATTGGGCATGATGTCATTGAGACAGATGAACCACGCATCGAGGTGTTTGATCTTATGGAGAATAATGACGAGGCATGGGGACTTGGTCTGGGATGTAATGGTGTTATTGAGTTATTTGTTGAGCCATTAGACGCAAGCTGGGATTATCCACTCGCCACAGTAGCCGATAATGACCCAGTAACCGTCCTCACTGTCATTGATTCTGAGGGCTCTCTGCCGAGGGGAAGTCGTACCGTAATTACGGATAATGCCCGGCGAAACGCTAAGACTCGTCGCAAGATACCTAGTGCATTGATTGAATCAGTCGATGATAAAATCGCCAGTGTTCACTCTACGAATCAAACGTACGTGGCTCAATTGGATGAAACGCGCGTATTAATTGATGGATTGATACCCACTGATGATCTGCTCATATTCGGTGGGCAAAGAGATATTACACCGGTGACTCAACTCGCCAATCAAGTCGGATTTCGAACTCATGTGCACTCTGGACGTGGAGCGATTGATGAATCATCAATCCCAATAGCAGACAGTGTTACTACTGGACACCCAACTGAGATTGCTACTCATGTTAACACTGATGAAACTACGTACGCCATTGTAATGTCACATAATCTACTTGATGATAAATTAGCTGTCGAGACGCTGCTTCGTGAGACTGAGGTGCCACATATCGGGATCATGGGTCCAAATGAGCGTTTTGAAGAGCTACGAGAGTCACTCATGAAAGACGGTCTGCAACTCACAGCAGCGGATCTTGATCGGATCTCAGCTCCGGTTGGACTCGACCTTGGTGGCGGTGAGCCAGTCGAGATTGCACTCAGCATTGTAAGTGAGGCTCTCGCGGTGAGTAATGACCGCACAGGCGGACAACTGTGTGAGCAAGCAGGATATATCCATTCACGAATAGGTCAAAAAGGTAATTCGGAGTAA
- a CDS encoding FAD binding domain-containing protein, translating into MKPAAFEYHLPDSVSEATRLLAELPEAELMAGNQSLGIAMSNRVATPDHIIDINGLTELDYLDIGDKKIEIGAMVRHRDMEKSSALTEAFPILSISAGKIAGPVVRNRGTLGGSIGEADPGGNYPSVLVAMGGEIELLSTDHTRTVDATDYFTADTTDSINENELIKCARFSKKPFPSHRTGMAFLRKKEAAQSWPIVSVASAVRVADPTHQNPVIEEARVGYANAADVPLRLQSVEAAIEGEPISEQTLRTAGERAYDEVQPQSELHADKTYKRELACELTKRVFRRSYDRATAEPIVV; encoded by the coding sequence ATGAAACCCGCTGCATTCGAGTATCATCTCCCAGATAGTGTTTCAGAAGCGACGAGATTGCTTGCTGAGCTCCCAGAAGCAGAACTTATGGCAGGTAATCAATCACTTGGGATTGCAATGTCAAATCGAGTCGCTACCCCAGATCACATCATCGATATAAATGGGCTTACAGAACTTGATTATCTTGATATTGGTGATAAGAAGATTGAGATCGGTGCGATGGTCAGACATCGCGACATGGAGAAGTCATCAGCACTGACAGAGGCGTTCCCAATTTTATCTATCTCTGCAGGGAAGATAGCCGGACCTGTGGTCCGTAATCGCGGCACGCTTGGTGGAAGCATTGGTGAAGCTGACCCTGGCGGTAATTACCCTTCGGTACTTGTAGCAATGGGTGGTGAAATTGAGTTACTATCTACTGATCACACCCGAACTGTTGATGCTACGGACTACTTTACTGCGGATACGACAGATAGCATCAACGAGAATGAACTCATCAAGTGTGCTCGATTTTCAAAGAAACCGTTCCCAAGTCACCGAACAGGAATGGCATTCTTGCGAAAGAAAGAAGCTGCACAATCGTGGCCAATCGTGAGTGTTGCAAGCGCTGTCAGAGTCGCTGATCCGACTCATCAAAATCCAGTTATCGAAGAGGCTCGCGTTGGCTATGCGAATGCTGCTGATGTCCCACTTAGACTGCAAAGCGTTGAGGCTGCAATTGAGGGTGAACCGATTTCAGAGCAAACACTTCGCACCGCCGGTGAACGTGCCTACGATGAGGTGCAACCTCAGAGTGAACTCCATGCCGATAAGACGTATAAACGAGAGTTGGCTTGCGAACTGACTAAACGAGTCTTTCGACGGTCATACGACCGTGCGACTGCTGAGCCAATTGTTGTATAA
- a CDS encoding (2Fe-2S)-binding protein yields MSIDKNKAVDERPTREVSITVNGEEITSEIEPRIKLSDFLRYHANLNGVRVGCEHGACGACTVSVNGDLVKSCLMYAVQTDGDEILTVEGLSENGSLHPVQQAFHESHALQCGFCTSGFVMSTYDLLTDNPSPSREQTKKHLSSNICRCTGYQNIYEAVDRAAENISDDESMKLEDN; encoded by the coding sequence ATGAGCATTGATAAAAATAAAGCAGTTGACGAACGTCCGACGCGGGAAGTATCGATCACAGTGAATGGTGAAGAAATAACCTCAGAAATCGAGCCACGGATCAAACTCTCCGATTTTCTCCGGTATCACGCTAACCTCAATGGTGTTCGAGTTGGGTGTGAACATGGTGCTTGTGGTGCTTGCACGGTCAGTGTTAATGGCGACCTTGTCAAGAGTTGCTTAATGTATGCAGTACAGACTGACGGCGATGAAATCCTTACTGTTGAAGGACTATCTGAAAATGGCTCGTTACATCCTGTTCAGCAGGCCTTTCATGAATCACATGCGCTTCAATGTGGATTTTGCACCAGCGGATTTGTTATGTCAACATATGACTTACTTACAGATAATCCCAGTCCATCTCGTGAGCAGACAAAAAAACACCTTTCTTCGAACATCTGTCGATGTACAGGATATCAAAATATCTATGAGGCTGTTGATCGAGCAGCCGAGAACATATCCGATGATGAGTCAATGAAACTGGAGGATAATTAA